Proteins encoded together in one Chelonoidis abingdonii isolate Lonesome George chromosome 1, CheloAbing_2.0, whole genome shotgun sequence window:
- the POLR3H gene encoding DNA-directed RNA polymerase III subunit RPC8, with amino-acid sequence MFVLVEMMDTVRIPPWQFEMKLNDSIAEELNKKLANKVVYNVGLCICLYDITKLEDSYIFPGDGASHTKVHFRYVVFHPFLDEILIGEIKGCSQDGVHVSLGFFDDIVIPPESLQQPAKFDEAEQVWVWEYETEEGAHDLYMDTGEEIRFRIVDENFVDTSPTGPSSTEASTSGATEEIQKKEAPYTLVGSISEPGLGLLSWWTNS; translated from the exons ATGTTTGTTCTAGTGGAGATGATGGATACGGTACGGATTCCTCCGTGGCAGTTTGAAATGAAACTCAATGACTCCATTGCCGAAGAGCTAAATAAGAAGTTAGCTAACAAG GTTGTGTACAATGTTGGCCTCTGCATCTGTCTGTATGACATCACAAAGCTGGAAGACTCGTACATATTTCCTGGGGACGGTGCATCGCACACTAAAG TACATTTCCGGTATGTGGTATTCCATCCCTTTCTGGATGAGATTCTGATCGGGGAGATTAAAGGCTGCAGTCAGGATGGAGTTCATG TTTCTCTTGGTTTCTTTGATGACATTGTCATCCCTCCAgagtccctgcagcagccagccaaGTT CGATGAAGCAGAGCAGGTCTGGGTGTGGGAATATGAGACAGAAGAAGGGGCTCATGACCTGTACATGGACACGGGGGAGGAGATCCGCTTCCGGATAGTGGATGAGAACTTTGTTGACACATCTCCTACAGGTCCAAGCTCCACAGAGGCCTCCACCTCTGGTGCCACAGAAGAGATACAGAAGAAGGAGGCACCCTACACTCTGGTG GGATCTATCAGTGAGCctggcctgggtctcctctcatGGTGGACAAACAGTTAG